atAATCctccattttaaaatgaacagtttctatgaaattatttaaatgcttTAAATTAAGGATAAATctcattttaccattttttttgggtacaagaaaaattcttgataaaaacTGGCCCTCCTCCTCAGCACACTGCTGGATAGCGCCCGTTGATAAAAGGTCATTCACAGCCTTCTGTACCTCAAGTTTATTTTCAGATAAATGATTATTGGAGGGCTTTGAAGATTGAGTTGGTGTAGAGATAAATGGAATTTTGTATCCGGAGATCGTCTCAAGGATAAAAGGATCGGAGGTGATTTTGGCCCAAGCATGTACGAAATACTTTAACCTACCCGCAGTAGGACTCACCTTTATTTCTTCTGTGTCTGAGCATTTTGAGCTGGAGGGAGTTGGTTCCCTGATCGGGATCGAGTTGTGATTTGAATGTGATTGTTTGCAGCTGATGATTTGTTGAAGTGACGTCTGTAGCCCGTCTGACTGGAGCTGATCCTTGAAGCAGACGGGCTTCTCCAGTTTAAAGAGTTTTTAGGTCGATTTGAATCTCTTCGTggagtttgattttttaaagacaaGCTTGTTTTTTCAACAGCTAAGGCATTCTTAATTCTTTTAGCAAGGTCGATGCCAAAAAGAAATTCATCTGTGGGTGAATCTTCAAGAACAGACTTCCTTTTTCCATCAACACATGAGTACAATTGTGCACGTCTGGACTTGGACAACTGGAAAAACAGGTCACACATCATGCTGCTGGAGTCACAAAGAAGCTTTAAAAGCTGTTCCTTATCTACCGGTTCCTCTTCATCATTCAAAATATTGCAGATGGCTGTACCAATAGCCACTAAACTACGGCCACACACATCCTGAtgattagcaaaaaatttatcacgAGATTTAGCCGTTTTATGTAAAAGAGGGAGTAATTCCGGATTGAGAGTTGGTGCAATTAGAGGACAGTTTCCTTTGTTAGGATAAGTTTCAATCATTTTAGACTTATCTTCTTTGTTCATGCCTGAAGCTAATAAATCTTTCCAGCATGACGCTAGTTCAGGGTGCAAAACAAAGCATTTATCCTTTAAAAGTCTCTTCTCCGAGCCCAGGATTTGGAGCACCGACTCACTGAGGGTGGGAACTTCAGAACCCTTCGTCTCCTGCAACTCCACTGACGCCTTCAAGTTTTTATCTGAGGCATTTTCCATTTCAATATCAGATTTACTACTCTGATCTTGGTCGTCAACATCTGAGTCTGCAAGAGCAAAAGATCTAGGTCAAAACAAGCTATCATTTTCCtgacgcaatttttttttttttttttaatgtttgcccAGTCAAAGGTACAACAACTTATTAACATAAGATTTGTTGCCCAAGgtacaacaaaaaatgttgcccaataacaatcaaaaattgattagttaagtattttagtatttacCCTCAGATGAACAGTTAACAACAGAGTCAATGACTAAATTAGATGACATTTCCagatcatttaattaaatgctggtatatatatttttttaattatttaggtattttaatattttaatatttaccctCAGATGAAGAATTATCAACAGAATCGTCGACTAAATTTGATGACATTTCCTGATCAATTAAAtgctgatattttttttattttttttggagtaCCTCCAAATGAGAATTGTTTTCCAATTTacgtttattcatttttatcaatgaaCAAGCAACAAATTAGTGTTTTACTTCTGATATCTGATagattataatatttgattttttttttttttatttttttttgaagagaaaTCAAAAAACGATGTTACTTGAAACGCACAAAAAACGTAATGAAGGGTAAATAAACCAGTTGTTATGGATAcacttacttaattttattttatggttgaaCTATGTGGTAATGAATAAGCGCACAAAGGCGGTACTACACAGTGATCTCGAGAAcgaaacttgaaatataatttaaatttaaattgtataaatttatattttattttaaaaatgaattgttttggCTACATGGAATTAATaaagctttattattattattattttattgttatatagaTGATACATGTTGAAAATCAACAGCTCATTTCTCAGGTATAAGTTATAAGTTATGCTGTAAATCAGgttgtatatttgtttatttttttgtaaggaacattttttacatttaaacttttattctatctctaacggtttacaagatgggtactacggacccatgacccaattgacccatgttgctcatttacgaacttgacctcactttttacgtcctaagcacgctgtaaaaatttcagcttgatatctcttttcgtttttgagtaatcgtgaccacagacggacggacggacggacaaccggaaatggattaattaggtgattttatgaacacctataccaattttttttttgtagcatcaatatttttaggcgttacaaacttgggactaaacttataatactatgtatatttcatatatacatggtataataaacttataatactatgtatatttcatatatacatggtataaaaaattaaacaatcatTTAACCCTGAACATTTTactgtaaaactaatatttacagaaatgtttACCTATGTTAATTGAATTTCATGAATTGTAATTGCGTCGGTGAATGTATGTTCAGTTGGCCGACCAATGTATGAAATGAGCCTATAAAATCCATCACATTTAGGATTTTTCTCAACAgtccatttaattttaaagagtaAGTATAAACCATGGGATATCACCTTAATGTaagtaaaatcaataaaatttttgtttcatttcaattagTATATTAGAATGAATAGGAACTACGCACTAGTGGCCATTGGGCTGATCATTTACGCGTCATCTCATTCAAACGCGTGGAAAATCGAAATTAGAAACCTCGGTACACACTCAGCTCTCTTATGGTGTTCCGACAATAACATACTTGGCGACAATGATGGCTTGGAGATTGAACCTGATAATTACATCGAATGGACTTTCACCTTTGTAAGGTCAACGCACTACTCGTGCACAGTGAATTATAACGGAAAACGTTGTAATTGGACTGCGCTTGCCGGCGCCTGGGACGATGCACCAAATCCTACGCTTTGGTATATCAGAGAGGACGGAATTTACGATGGGTGGAAATGGCGATTGTGGTGCGGATTTTAGACAACGAGATTTAAGATATTAGAGTTATCCTGAATTTGTAATTAATCAcattatataacataatataaatacataaatcaaAACGATGAATGTTTAAAtcccaaatttaatttaatcccaaatcattaaaaaaatattattatcttaaagtattaaaaaaaagttaattaataagttataaataaatcgaatcTAAGAACTCGCAATTTATTTCTGTGAGTGTACCTTAGAAAAATGAGTATCAGAAGAGAGGAAAAGTATTCTAGGATAGCTTAGCATAAAATATAAAGAGTGCAGTATACGTATGTGAATAACTATGCTACATCAGATATGCATTTTTGAtttaggttaaaattttttttcaaactatacACTCAACTCTCATAAAACTTCCGTAGCTCGGAAGGGAAGGGTTTCTGAGGGTTGAGTTCATAAGAACTTTTGGtcagcatgatcaaaactaccttaatctaaagttttcaaaaaaaattaaccgaaatcaaaaatgaatattttatgtagaaataacCTTTTGAGGGCTGTAGCTCAGAAGGGAAGGCTTTTTGAGGGTTGAGTCCATAAAGAACTGTAGATCAGCATGATCAAAGCTATCTTaatccatagttttcaaaaacttttgccTGGGGTCCTTTTGGGAGGTATATATATGTGGCaatagattattttaaaataataatttaaaaaaaacaagtgaaaacaaacaattgaatggtttaattgttgaaataccatttttgacgtcatataaataacaaaagatacccacttttaaatagccacaaacacataactgatattcctatattaatacatactataaaattctTGAGTacgctaaaaaaaattcagcttgataccccttttggtttttgagttattgtgttgacagaaaggcggacagacggacagacggacggacggacagacaaccggaaatggactaattatttgattccatgaatacctataccaaattttttttcgtagcatcaatatttttaagcgttacaaacttgggactaaatttaatatactatgtatatttcatatatacatgctataaaaatacTAATGGTTTTTTGTTACGTGATGTATGTTTTTGTAAAGCGGTATATGTTTTGTATATCAATATATGCTCAGCTGTCTAATCGAAGACACGAtgagtatatatataaacactCAACATGGAAATTATTGAGTCTCTGAGCTTGATAATTCATCTATATTTCTGAGTGGTAAGTACCAATCGTTGATCATTCTCAATcacaatttcattttgttagTGTTGATAATAGCTTAAgtatcataatttaataatgcaagcaaaataaagttattaaaatcatttaaaaaatttaattcaaaacattAGCATATTGGCATGAACATGAACCACATATTAGTTATCATTGGTCTGGTTGCCTGCTTTTCCTCACATTCCAATGCGTGGACTATCGAAGTTATAAACTTTAGCTCACAGTCAGCTCACTTATGGTGTGCCTCCGGCGACGGGAGAATTGGAGATGATAATGGTTTGGAGGTCACACCTGGTAATTCAGTCCAATGGTCTTTTACCAAATGGCCCTGGACAGACTACTGGTGCACAATGGATTATAAGGGGGAGCGTGTTGGCTGGGACGTGCTTAAAGGAACCTGGCAGGGCGTTCCAGATCCTACCCAATGGTTTATTAATGATGATGGTGTTTACGATGGATGGAATTGGCATCAAGTGAAAAGCTTCAATAcaccacaaatataaaaaaattatgatatataatttaataattgtattctttcattttatttaattattgtattagaagtacaattaatataaattaaatatataaaaggaaaaaattgagGCATCTTGGAAATTTTCcgcagttgtttattaggttgtataaacttcgtaaaaaaaagtCGACTTCTCAGGGGCGTACCTGCTAAGTGTACTATTTACGAGTTATATCGCTTACCAggaagcaaaacaaaatttcctgCTAAATTAGTTTAATAACTGCAGTCCTCAAGTTCCGGACGAGTGGACTCGACAGGCCCATTGTGTGAGTAAACCCCTCCAGAGAATAGAATAACTTCTGACCTATAAGCGAAGATAACACGTACAATCCGTAACTGTATTGgtctattattataatataaatattatcgaagataataaatgagaactctaagatattttcgatttttgccccaatttcctagatcagttttccTAGATCAGTATTTTCAACTACCaaatagtcatcatcagtaagaattagctcttattatgaatgttactctttgataatttggtggcggactgcgtGTTttaaaactgatctaggaaactggggataaaatcgaaatttattattttaatgttgttttcttccttatacatttatacatgtTTGATTTATGATTGTTCGACAATCATAGAGTCCGATTTTTTTACCATCCGAAAGTACATGTTTTAGGGCGAGCAAATCCATTTAGTTTTCAGGAGTAAGTACAAATCATGGGATACCACCTTAATGTtagtaaaattaagaaaattgaacatttttgttGCTCTGAAAAAGCACGTAGTAAGTAATAATAGTTGTAATGATAGTAcagaaatataaatacaacagcagaagaaaatagtataaatcgttaaaatattgaaaatttctcaATGCACTTATAGCCAAGAAAAGGCTCTGGGCTGTCCAGGCCCAACCGTATGCTAAGCAAAATTTAGCACATTATacgctaaaaatatttcatgatttAAGGCCTGTggttataattaacaaaatctaGCGGTTGAATGAACTTCAGAAAATATCAGCTATATTCGGtgcattgtattaaaaaaagagaTAGAACATTATTCTCCTCTAAAAATCATGGGAAATTGAATAACGatattgtatttgtaaaatGAGTGGCGAAAAACTCTTTTATCGAAATGGGATAATTGAACAATGAATTGATGATGGTATAattgaacaattaaaaattatcgaatttttattctaaaacagccgatatattcacaaaaatattatttagcccccaaaatttcaatatcttaTATCACATCTAGTATTGagaaatacactttttaattgtCATTACTTTAACGTTCTACAATTGgcctaaaatttttgaacatgcTTTTAGCAGCTTGGTATGTCTCTATGTATCTATGgatctatgtaacggaatcttagAATGTGACTTGCACTCACTTCAATACGatggattgaattgaaactttgcacacttatcaaggaccgatcacaataccataatttaataaattcgtcCAATTATTCTGACCAGGATATTAAAGATTaacgattaataaaaaaaccgttgatggtggaagcgcagataacattctataatatacaaagtataaaattaaaagatactaaaaaaattgaaagatacGCTTTTATAGCTAGCTGAattgaaaagaagaaaataatgcatggggtgctttttaagatattttacttCATGTGATTAGTGattaatttgttcaattttgttGAGAGTAAAATCACTTAGTTGATCTAGCACCTGCGTTACGGaattgatttttacttttttgcaaAAAGTGAGAGACTGGTGacaaaatcagtttttaaaagacatttgcaatactttttaaattttaatacaattgaGCCAATatgttgtaaaaaaagaaagcaTAAGACTGAATCCGTTCGTTTATCAGGaaggttattttattatttggccAGGAAGGTTAAGTAGTAGTTTGGgaggtatttatttttttggtatttttcttttatcatatTGGATGAATGGATCTTTTCACATATATTATTAGAAATACACGCTCTTTTTAACTGGTACGAAAAGTATCGTAAAGTGTTCTCGAAATACCATAAACTTACGGATAGCATTGCTGAATTAAATTTATCCATTATTTATTATGCTTTACCAACTACAACTCTACTAGCTTTGACACTCTATACATCTCTATGGATTTAAACAAATCAACTCTAATTATATAAATCTGTATAGCTTTTACCTTTATCACCTTGTGATGATCATGTTTTTCCTAAGTATACATAAAAGGTTtctaattaattgaatattgagTTTAGAATGTTTATTTTATCTAGTTGAAAGGTAACGTTAATGGAAAAAATGCAAAACCTTTGATTGCAAATAGCTGACAAATGATGACCTTTTCACACACAAAAATTGTACAAgggtattaaattttattctacgTATACAGATTGTAccgtttttaaatgttttcgcCTACCGGCTTAGTtatctgtatatttatttgaacaattagCTTTTGCTCGCGGCAATGATTCATTTGAATGAATcgctaatttatttatatcgttCATCCACTCGCAATATAGACAATAACGACAAACTCACCACATACTGTTCTAACAATGCTCACTTGCCTTCGCTGATCAGACCCTTACACACCAAGAATCTATTACGGACAATTAAGTGACCATCGACGACGAAGCTCGCTGCGCTCATAATTTAGTGTAcgcattagtttaaaaaaaagaggtAATTTTGAAGGAGTTTTACCCTTTTCGGGGAGTTGAGACGTAAACATTActtacttttgaatttttgtttttgataacataagAACCTTTACCTCATTGTCATTAAGTGTGCACctcaaaaaaactaatttcgTTTTTTAGCTGATAGGGAGACTGAACTATTTGAATAGTAtgcagaaattataaaattattaattaactttctTATAGACAACTTGTACTACAAgtacgaaaaaatttatatcaaatcatttttttttttttcattatattaaaaatataataaagtattgtgatcgaaaaaaaatcgatatcggggtttcaacggaaatacacgttttgagggtccttgattccaaaaaagtggattttaaaaaatgttgcgttcgtcggtatgtcggtatgtctgttaccaagctggagccttcaattgtcaaccgatttttctcaaactcgatACATAGGTAGTAGTTTGGTCATAATTtcagacgattttttcattttttacgtaggccttttttcaagggtactttcctctaggccaaaacaggatttttgggttttctcaaaaacggctctaacgatttcgattaaactaggcacaaggctagaccttaaggtgttcgtaggattggtataagccacatatccgggaaaattcgagaaggcccacaccctagggaaaacatttccaaatacaggaaaatggaaTTTTCTAGGGAGAAgctgaggggacagcagtgaaacttcgtatcaacaaggtcctaggtttaaTATAACTCCCCTCTGGGACCCCTCCCACTGTAGCCGTGGAGCCGGAGGGGATGAAATcttcaaaagtggtcaaatcaaccctacccaaaattgatcaaatattatctaaatgtctttttaagtaactcttgtaacttggtaatttttgcttaacctcacccttaccaaactacatccttctaaatattatattaaatccaataaatacatAGCCTGTTAGTCATtacttgtttttgaattattcttaaaattggctgctttcaataaaaatattacaagaataatcaattttataatataataaagtcttgtccgatgtttcggaccgtttatttatACTGCGTTTATAACATCTACGTCATTACGCAGTGTAAATTGAAAGTGCAATATGTTAGAAAAAAGACTTTACATTTTGTATAGAAACTTATTTTCTAATAGATATCTACATGAAAAGTTTCTTAAATTCACTTTGGTCGTTTACTAGGACATTATTAAATGTCTAGCTATGTGTACTCTTGCCGCAGATTATTATTCGCAAACTTCCTTGGCCAAATTCAACTTAAAAACAAAGCCTATCATATTATTGCCTTCATTTGCTTTGACTTCAATTATCACCTCTTCATAACACTTGTATGTAGACAATACCAACTTTAAAGGCATCTTCATCATATGCTATCTTTTCACACAATTATCCTCCTTTAGCTCACCCTCTAAATACCAATTCTACGTCAATCTTTTGGCCAATTACATAAGTCAATTTTGTCTTGGGCCCTGGATCGCCGTTccataaattttgaaactttggAACAGTTAGGTACTCCATCAATtccgtaaaaaatgtttaaattccaataaaaaatctTGAGGTCACTAATCGAGATAAAAACTAGCGACAAAGTTGTACCAAATCACACACAGTGTACAAAATTTGGTTAAATAGTTCGGAGTCGATTGGGGACATACCTCGTAACgcagaatttttataaacagtATAATGGGTTTTACGAAAAAGTCTTTCTTTATACTTTTGATCATAATGGTCATAATAGTTATGGttataaaaaagttcaaaatttaggTAAACATGAAAATGCTTAAAgatgtacatttaatttttattttatcaaaaaatttcattttaaaacgcTCATTATTCGCAAATCGTGAGGATGTGCTTGGTGAAAATTGTATTGAAGGAATGGTTCGATTTGTTGGTCTCCACAAAGTCCAGATCTAACAATCACGAGTTTTTTTTGGCGGAGCCtaaatttctttgaattaaagaaattctgaaaagttATGGCAAATTTAGAAGGGTGAAACTTGTTCTGATTTGGGGGGGGGGAGcactctttaaaaataataatgaacttatttgtattttgatttttttgtaaaatcgaGAATAGATGTATAAAAGGAAATATTTAGCCATTTTATACTCGGAGACGATTTGAAAGCCTTTCTTTTCTTAATGTTGTTTCACTATCTAAGGACTACGTccaaagaaattttatgttcgatgcaaaataattacaaaacatGCAAGCTCTCTTTATacctaaaattataaatttaatggaaTAGTGGAGcacttttcaatataaataagacttaatttgattttgtaGAATAATGCTATTGAATAGATTTATTTAATGACTTATTAACGTTTAACAATTATTTCTCACAAGAATGCAACATTTTCCACACTTTTAAGTTTTTCGAATGTAAAGTCTATTTCTCTGattcatttattgatttaactatttttattcgtgtgtataaaaattttacaaaagaaaaaacattaaattataaaaatgtttcgtCATTAAAACATCTGCTCTCATGACCATTTACCATCATATAATTATTACTCTTGTTCGTATCATGAGATGATGCATTCGATGATGCTGTCAAATGAAATTCAATATCTTCCTCTTGTTCATCCTCTTGTATTGAATTGTCATTATTAAAGCCATTACACaatttataactattatttggaatattattaatttcaactaagcattttaaattattcactgTTGATGTTGGTAAAGATTTAGAAGCAGACGTTAATGGTTCATCACTTAAGAATTGTTGTTCTTCATCAATTAAACGTAAATTACGAAAACTAATTTGTGTTTCAGTTGAATTATTACGACCACCACCATTTCGATAAAACAATGgactataattttcatttgtcgAACATAATCGACTACGTAACTCTGTGTGATCGGaacgattattaaattttggtgACGAATCTAAACTATTCATACGaaagttattgatttttaatgagCTATTTTGTCGTATCATACTATGTCGATACGATGTTACACTTGTACGTAATGTTCCACTACGGTCGCGTGATCGAAAATGTATAGAGTTCTTTTGTCGTAAACATACTAACATAAATCCATGACGAAATTTCGAactcattaaattatataaaattggatttatagctgaatttaaataaaccataacacgacaaaaatataaaatattgtaatatttttccaCTCCTAATTTAAAAACGGTTTCATCCGGTGATATTATTATCCATAATGTAAATACACGGAATGGTATTAAACAtacaaagaatataaatataacagtGCCTAACATAAGAACAACTTGCTTACGACCACGAATACTATATTGATCAGGATGTTTATTACATACAATATGTTTTGCATCATGGATCAATGTTTTcgcaattattaaatataatactaataatataattaatggtataataaaaaagacaaatattgtcattaaaaaataaaatgctggCCAAAATGAATTTGCTAATGTTTGACATGCTGGTACTGTTGAACCATCAAAATATTCCACATAACGGTAATCAGCAATGCAGAGTATTGGActgaaatttgaaattgtattgaaatttaatatgattatgtttttatttttcaattattttaagataagtCGATATTTGATTTTACTTTAAGGGTTGTTGAAATTTATTGATGTATGTTTTGTAAAATCAGGAGTCCTGTATCAAATATCAATCTAAAATTTCGGTATATAGCCTAATCTTGTTTTTGGGCATCGATTTCTATTTACGACAATGGCAGATGGGCAGAAAGGAGTTTCAGTTTGCACCAtttagtgtaggcgctgagttatgcatttacaggtcctaccgaggagtgtatttcgacgtattttgacaCGTGAAATCCGCATTTTTCAACTTGCTCATCGCTCAgagtggggggggggggaatttgttagaaacaaattaattgtttatacatcatagctcctaaactaTTGAAAGTTTAGTACCATTTAATtctacatgaaaaaacaaatatttcttttttttattcgtatttttacgaccaatAGAACCGGATTATGGTTAAAATtgcaaacaaaaatgatattgcaATATGAATTATAAGGTCGGTGAGCAGCGTTCGGTTTGAATCATCCGTAGATtggccaataaataatatttttgtacttttaggtacttattttaaaggtataagtctatattttaatgttatgtccataaaaattcgtttttagtGTAAGTATTTTAGAACATATTTGGGATTAAAATGGGttaccctgtatataaaaatttcttgaaaatatgtATGGGAATACCGAAATTTTGAGACATGATTAATTACTTACAATTTAGAATCTTTGAAACTTCATATTATTGGACTCGTTCCTGAATATTTAAACTGTGAtaaatatcgacttaccttatccgaaaaacatgtttatagaatggatatttatgtatataagtcaaataccttttataaaaataggcaaaatttggaaattttcaaacaatgtttacTTGTTGAAAAACTGTTGAAACAACAAAACcccatttttttgtgtaattataAGTTAATACCGCCACCAATTACGTATACGAGAATTTTTGAAGTGTATTAAGGAAAGCAAAAGCTTTAAAGTTAGATTATTGAAAAGTAAAAGTaaccatttatttttgttttaaattgttaagaaaattaaacGCTGTTATTAAGATGAAGCTTTAAAAGGTTTAGTTTGTCTATGCTactattattgtgaatattttttcaattttgaaccagaaaataaaacacaaagctgttaaaatgaacttaaaagaaaagttattttttattaaaatgttaaattaatcgaaaaaaatttttaaaaccattttcaataaaattttgaacagaatgtttttaatatttgtaagatTCATTTGGTCTAAGAGGGAGCTAGTTACGTTCAACAATAACCACTGGGGTTGTATAAGCTATTGACCAACAGAAgtacgaaatatatttttgaaatttgtgttCCCCACAGAAAATACGAGGCGAAAAAACTGCTtgcatttgaaaatttactatgattcagaaaaatatatgtttgttattataataaatattggtaGTGAAAGCAAATTTTTGGTACTCCTCacctaataaattaatttccataTGCCTGTTCGTATATGAAGGAGTTTAAATTATTAGATTCTGGGACCA
This genomic interval from Chrysoperla carnea chromosome 1, inChrCarn1.1, whole genome shotgun sequence contains the following:
- the LOC123306086 gene encoding growth hormone secretagogue receptor type 1 codes for the protein MISTIASALIPATTISTTIDSSWNSTTTIITTALNTSQYLFYTPSAASSIGAQNITTRHSGTSSMGSGESGVIDLQTLDDIFNFNLNNGTSIPPGASITGGGTFNNSTVNSGYYPVFPTYIRNTSMVFCVIIMCLGVIGNVMVPIVILKTKDMRNSTNIFLVNLSVADLLVLLVCTPTVLVEVNSRPETWVLGEEMCKAVPFVELTVAHASVLTILAISFERYYAICEPLKAGYVCTKTRASLICLLAWFFAAVFTSPILCIADYRYVEYFDGSTVPACQTLANSFWPAFYFLMTIFVFFIIPLIILLVLYLIIAKTLIHDAKHIVCNKHPDQYSIRGRKQVVLMLGTVIFIFFVCLIPFRVFTLWIIISPDETVFKLGVEKYYNILYFCRVMVYLNSAINPILYNLMSSKFRHGFMLVCLRQKNSIHFRSRDRSGTLRTSVTSYRHSMIRQNSSLKINNFRMNSLDSSPKFNNRSDHTELRSRLCSTNENYSPLFYRNGGGRNNSTETQISFRNLRLIDEEQQFLSDEPLTSASKSLPTSTDEQEEDIEFHLTASSNASSHDTNKSNNYMMVNGHESRCFNDETFL